In a genomic window of Rhopalosiphum maidis isolate BTI-1 chromosome 4, ASM367621v3, whole genome shotgun sequence:
- the LOC113557472 gene encoding uncharacterized protein LOC113557472 translates to MIAIILTMVYVLHSAKSSICDIKYKIKNNDEVAIGEISFPLTANVDGTLSRKSEFANRRLYRDYRGSAIETYNHNQGGSRRRCARTPQVFVKKSVGVVGDKRRNVFFGNKEASIFDRYEGVFGHCDRRGKRILRN, encoded by the exons ATGATAGCGATTATACTTACTATGGTATATGTGTTACACAGTGCGAAATCAAGTATTTGCGatatcaaatacaaaattaaaaataacgacGAAG TCGCGATCGGTGAAATATCATTTCCATTGACGGCGAACGTGGACGGAACGTTGTCGAGAAAATCAGAATTCGCAAACCGGAGATTATACCGGGACTACCGAGGAAGTGCAATCGAAACGTACAATCATAACCAAGGGGGAAGTCGTCGTCGTTGTGCTCGTACGCCACAAGTGTTCGTCAAAAAGTCAGTTGGAGTTGTTGGCGACAAGCGAAGGAATgtattttttggaaataagGAAGCCTCAATATTTGATAGGTATGAAGGTGTGTTTGGCCATTGCGATAGACGCGGAAAACGGATTTTAAGAAATTGA